Proteins from one Thermobifida alba genomic window:
- a CDS encoding PucR family transcriptional regulator: MPPSLGAILRTPRLRLRLLNGADKLDTPVRWVAVSELTDPTPYLEGGELLLTTGLRWSHETDAACYVRRLVDRGVAGLGFGLGVVHEQVPSTLVEAVARFGLPLIAVPRPTPFIAVGKEVSRLLAREEYEGLTKAFAAQRQLTRAALRGAEAVVDRLGAELAGGWALLLTPDGSPLHARPAEAASHAPGLAEEVRRLRELRQPASASLAAGSGHVTVQPLGVSGRVRGFLAVGSSHPLGSDERTLVNAASSLLSLELERGNPATSDRLRGGLLDALLSGAVTVSGPGTAALRAALPAEPVVVVAAEESPAAVSWGRVEEDGLAAAADGRFTFLGSARSDPGGRLAAFTGGPVGVSEECGYDRLPEALAQAERALEAARRDYAALVRHADLPGGFLGLLDTPAGTGTARRLLAPLRAHRSAPELLASLRAYLAASGRWDAAAESLGVHRHTLRYRIARIRELLPGDLDDPDYRAELWLALRMAERE; this comes from the coding sequence GTGCCGCCTTCCCTGGGAGCGATCCTGCGCACCCCGCGGTTGCGGCTGCGGCTGCTCAACGGTGCCGACAAGCTGGACACCCCGGTGCGCTGGGTGGCCGTCAGTGAACTCACCGACCCCACCCCGTACCTGGAGGGCGGGGAGCTGCTGTTGACCACCGGCCTGCGGTGGAGCCACGAGACCGACGCCGCGTGCTACGTACGACGCCTGGTCGACCGCGGGGTCGCCGGACTCGGCTTCGGGCTCGGCGTCGTCCACGAGCAGGTGCCGTCCACCCTGGTCGAGGCGGTCGCGAGGTTCGGGCTGCCGCTGATCGCGGTGCCCCGCCCGACCCCGTTCATCGCTGTCGGCAAAGAGGTCTCCCGGCTGCTGGCCCGGGAGGAGTACGAGGGGCTGACCAAGGCGTTCGCCGCGCAGCGCCAGCTGACCCGGGCCGCGCTGCGCGGCGCCGAGGCGGTGGTGGACCGGCTCGGCGCGGAACTGGCCGGAGGGTGGGCGCTGCTGCTCACCCCCGACGGTTCACCGCTGCACGCCCGCCCCGCCGAGGCCGCCTCCCACGCCCCGGGACTCGCCGAGGAGGTGCGGCGGCTGCGGGAGCTGCGGCAGCCCGCCAGCGCCTCGCTGGCGGCGGGCTCCGGACACGTCACCGTGCAGCCGCTGGGGGTGTCGGGGCGGGTGCGCGGCTTCCTCGCGGTGGGCAGCTCCCATCCGCTCGGCTCGGACGAACGGACCCTGGTCAACGCCGCCAGCTCCCTGCTCTCCCTGGAGTTGGAACGCGGCAACCCCGCCACCTCGGACCGGCTGCGCGGCGGCCTGCTGGACGCGCTGCTGAGCGGGGCCGTGACCGTGTCCGGCCCGGGGACCGCGGCGCTGCGCGCGGCGCTTCCGGCGGAGCCGGTGGTCGTCGTGGCCGCCGAGGAGAGCCCCGCCGCCGTGTCCTGGGGGCGTGTCGAGGAGGACGGACTGGCGGCCGCGGCCGACGGCCGCTTCACGTTCCTGGGCAGCGCCCGCTCCGATCCGGGGGGACGCCTGGCCGCGTTCACCGGGGGACCGGTGGGCGTGAGCGAGGAGTGCGGCTACGACAGGCTGCCGGAGGCGCTGGCCCAGGCGGAACGGGCCCTGGAGGCCGCCCGGCGCGACTACGCCGCGCTGGTCCGCCACGCCGACCTGCCAGGCGGATTCCTCGGCCTGCTGGACACCCCCGCCGGGACCGGAACGGCCCGGCGGCTGCTCGCTCCGCTGCGCGCGCACCGGTCCGCCCCCGAACTGCTGGCCTCGCTCCGCGCCTACCTGGCCGCCTCGGGACGCTGGGACGCCGCTGCCGAGTCCCTGGGGGTCCACCGGCACACGCTGCGCTACCGGATCGCGCGCATCCGGGAGCTGCTTCCCGGCGACCTCGACGACCCCGACTACCGGGCCGAGTTGTGGCTCGCGCTGCGGATGGCCGAGCGGGAGTGA